The region CCGGCGCGATCACGCGAATCCTCCATCAGGCGCGCGATGGCGTTGGCCGCGCGCATGCGGATCGGAGGCTGCGAGGGATTGCGGGCAAGCATCGCACCGTAGGCCTCGAGTGCACCGACAAAATCCTCGTCTTCCTCGCAAGCGTCCGCCCTCGCGGCGAGATCCTCGGTTTGGACGGGCGGTGCGGCGGCCGTCGGCGCGGCGGTCGCGACCGGTGAAGCAGCGGGCGTCGCAGCGGTCGTTTCCGCGGGCGGCTTTGCTTCGTGTTGCGGACGCAAAAAGAAAAATGCGATCGCTGCCGCCAAGACAAAAGCCGCGACCGCCGCGAGCCCGAGCACCACACCGCGGCGCGACCGGACGGATGAAGCGGAAGCTGCCCCGGCAGCAGCGTGGGCCAGGCCCTCCGGCGGACGGGCCTGCTGCCCCAGCGCCTCGCCGACTGCGTTCACCAAGTCGGTGATCCTCGATTGCCTCGGCGGGGAAAAAGCATCCAGCCAGTGACAGCTGCTGATGAACAGCTCCAAGTCCTCCGAGGGCTGCACCTTCTCGATCCGGAAGGGAATGATCGTCACGCGGTGTGACACCGCGCGCTCGATCTCGTTCATCACATGGCGCGAATTGTTTGTGTGGCGGGAGAAGACCAAGACCATGACTTTGGCCGCAGCGATGGATTTCACGATGGATCCGCCCCAGTTCTGGCCCGGCCGCACGTCGCGCGGCGCGATCCAGCAAGGAATCCCGCTCGATTCGAGGCCCGCACAAACGGCCTCCGCCACGTTTTTGTCCTCGGTGCAATAGCTGATGAATACCCGCGGATTTCGGAAATCCGCAGGGGCGGCGCTGGTGTTTTCCGGCTCGTTCATCCTTTGACAGGTCTTCTCATACGATACACGGGCAGGGGGTTGCCGGGCAAAAGCGTTTGCAAGCTCCGTGGATCGGCGCGCACAACGCAAGTCCGGGATGGACTTTGCGACGCACAATCGCTAATTATCCTTGTTTGCTCGGTTCCTGCCGGGCGGCAAATTCCAATCACATCCCTATGGCCAACATCAAATCCGCCGCTAAACGCGCCCGCCAAGCCAAGGTTCGCACCGAACGCAACCGCAGCAACCTCAACGCGCTGAAGAC is a window of Chthoniobacterales bacterium DNA encoding:
- a CDS encoding toll/interleukin-1 receptor domain-containing protein yields the protein MNEPENTSAAPADFRNPRVFISYCTEDKNVAEAVCAGLESSGIPCWIAPRDVRPGQNWGGSIVKSIAAAKVMVLVFSRHTNNSRHVMNEIERAVSHRVTIIPFRIEKVQPSEDLELFISSCHWLDAFSPPRQSRITDLVNAVGEALGQQARPPEGLAHAAAGAASASSVRSRRGVVLGLAAVAAFVLAAAIAFFFLRPQHEAKPPAETTAATPAASPVATAAPTAAAPPVQTEDLAARADACEEDEDFVGALEAYGAMLARNPSQPPIRMRAANAIARLMEDSRDRAGDQRLVAAVRAVADANVAAAQNFLGILLRKTNPQESLSMFKKAAEQGMARAMAEAGLMISNGDGAPADMVEAAKWLKRSADAGFPEGMMLYAECLLTGKGTPMDERQAAELYSKAAALGNVAAKSHLARLYQHGVGVPAADPKKAFQLFEEASAQGFVEAQGRLGAMYMSGEAGSKDPQKAVQLWEDGAGKGDTVCMLFFAISLESGAIGPPNKTEATFWYQKAAKAGNPDAQNWCIQNRVDF